From Nicotiana tabacum cultivar K326 chromosome 20, ASM71507v2, whole genome shotgun sequence, one genomic window encodes:
- the LOC107803048 gene encoding 3'-5' exonuclease-like, which produces MRVIPFRTVTRSPPNFPKVQRTVRFSSQLFRFLQNPSLFTAIPFSTTFHPPLKAAAMTTFRIVDNEEQDNRYDLFDVYFHSDTIKTTVTSDPEIVTQWISETESSLHDRRHLIVGLDVEWRPSFHRNQQFKVATLQLCVDRRCLIFQLLYCSSIPDSLVSFLSNGDYTFVGVGVENDVEKLVEDHELTVRNMVDLRVLAADAYEMSNLKTAGLKELCNVVLGREIEKPRHITMGRWDSEWLSLDQIKYACVDAFVSFEIAKHLNVAAAP; this is translated from the coding sequence ATGCGTGTCATACCGTTCCGTACTGTGACAAGGAGTCCACCTAATTTCCCCAAGGTACAACGGACAGTACGTTTTTCGTCGCAATTGTTCCGCTTTTTACAAAACCCTTCTCTATTTACGGCGATCCCCTTTtccacaacatttcaccctccaTTGAAAGCAGCCGCCATGACTACCTTCCGGATTGTAGACAACGAGGAGCAAGACAACCGCTACGACCTCTTTGACGTTTACTTCCACAGCGACACAATCAAAACAACGGTTACTTCCGATCCGGAAATCGTCACTCAGTGGATCTCCGAAACCGAATCCTCTCTCCACGACCGCCGCCATCTCATCGTTGGACTTGACGTCGAGTGGCGGCCCAGTTTCCACCGCAATCAGCAATTCAAAGTTGCAACTCTCCAGCTCTGCGTCGATCGCCGTTGCCTCATATTCCAACTCCTCTACTGCAGTTCAATTCCAGATTCCCTCGTTAGTTTTCTGTCCAACGGAGACTACACGTTTGTTGGGGTTGGAGTTGAGAACGATGTGGAGAAGTTGGTTGAAGATCACGAGCTTACCGTGAGGAATATGGTGGATTTGAGAGTTTTGGCAGCTGATGCATATGAGATGAGTAATTTGAAAACTGCTGGGTTGAAGGAGCTGTGCAATGTTGTTCTTGGAAGAGAGATTGAGAAGCCTAGACATATTACTATGGGTAGGTGGGACAGTGAGTGGTTGAGTTTGGATCAAATTAAATATGCTTGTGTTGATGCTTTTGTTTCTTTTGAGATTGCAAAGCATTTGAATGTTGCTGCTGCTCCTTGA